Proteins co-encoded in one Nothobranchius furzeri strain GRZ-AD chromosome 4, NfurGRZ-RIMD1, whole genome shotgun sequence genomic window:
- the cecr2 gene encoding chromatin remodeling regulator CECR2 isoform X3 codes for MSQGCTVSVEEIQSWWEVPAIAHFCSLFRTAFKLPDFEIEELEKALLEQNFGFLGDLITRLLQGCYQRRDITPQTSNSYLEDIISYRWELEEGKANPLHEGPFESLPPRTQVELLHRLCDYRLDAADVFDLLKGLDADSLRVEPLGQDGNGALYWYFYGTRMYKEEPPQRKEEQFGETADLSLPERKKRGRPPKKRKFEDYCFSDGEGEATEVNTENGLDDDPPTSAGHRRGAWSLVCDSEEQWISLAERIKDKSSPQDRHLYRVISQNFLPEISSMIEHKEREQKQKLLDPVPVGTSQRFSENPIKQEMEDNLNPRSEEERKKDEELDRQVLLAEQRREEERLQQEERQRERLEKIKAVEERAKRRKMREERAWLLSQGKDLPPELLNLEPPSPIHRTRKNKDFYDVDDDYTALYKVLEALKAHKDAWPFLEPVDDSYAPNYHEIIQTPMDLSTIEKKLNDGDYVAKEELVADVKLMFENCVEYNGEDSEYTVMAESLKRCFNRALLKHFPSEDGDTDEEFHISREDKERKDKKRNRNHKSLGPESLVRATEQVQRKRSSQGGKGSTRSEEEDTRRARAPLPSHWSNGPALPNQQHPHEGGFRGMYHPGQQMYAQRVPMDPRFAYPVHIPRHGEPSFSHLPHSYNMQHRMVEAHHMSSRYPVGPYPSQQPQRQPTYVGPTHGPSLGPRPMALHPGPPPEASMYPSHHRPEGPSMQPMPNRFSRPEGPAQHSYPGVRPPAMGISNMWPGMSHHGQDRLDGMRMQDPSIMNQHSFSYGGIPPPVGHKPWPEAAGYPQHPSSSHYQMSAAASSLGPLSSRAPVPQPDSSGRTLLSSMLESPEMLALQQLSASSGPPAGAPLQHSGNSEQPGPPSGLHSSKQPPPTHEFQLLHPARDKGPDQLSPQQADPDPKVSTSENKMAASISNEASLHKHGSSVIKEAPSTTGRFSSPAEGMHTPLALDVSRSQEETFGQQLTKTSSQSIEQEFDAQSNRATTAVAHVSITSSTEPAPHDGPQHNTQSPARFPQNLRPLCASECQSSSQQVSENKQDQQKQQPHIRPMISPESPTQQMIPNAESHPGPSQSNPFQGVSQSITHGAQPAPLTSLPPSHPSPLLPSQPSPAELGDQRPSEPTSGPKSEGPAISPRPTMMSPGPPVNYKHQALGPNPNLAQLMGLQAQRGSSHSHHPAGPPHSQGQANGTVGQYGMESPLHPHYTQTSMSRPMPPSAQHPYHNQHVNNHPSLQQQGGHAYTYQVPGQQHPQALRHIYQPHQHQQQVYYTQPHTQAQPLNQTVSRGAYPPKEWQRPPYQPVPYLPVASARSTHQSKDSSMSPLGSEGSAGPGLLSEVGAPSGGSEEERCEGSSSPAKLAPTEGSEQPESPKEILDLDSHNAAARHRSLQPLHPPPSGFMYDPRALHPGMQQGGVPPPHAMSQGCGIGNGIPYPGQPYPDPRRYATQRPHPHLMEALQRPQQLPYSPGQTRMTMFRPPRPGGHFQGMMVQQRGLGPEAFSQPGQVMAAPGGSGDARGL; via the exons GAGCTTGAGAAGGCCTTGTTAGAGCAGAATTTTGGCTTCCTTGGTGACCTCATCACCCGTTTGTTACAAGGATGTTACCAACGCAGAGACATCAC ccctCAGACATCCAACAGTTACCTGGAGGACATCATCAGCTACCGATGGGAACTAGAAGAAGGGAAGGCCAACCCACTTCATGAGGGTCCGTTTGAGAGCCTTCCACCTCGCACTCAGGTGGAGCTGCTGCATCGGCTCTGTGACTACCGTCTGGATGCTGCTGATGTCTTTGACCTCCTTAAG GGGCTGGATGCAGATAGCCTCAGGGTGGAGCCCCTGGGGCAGGATGGGAATGGAGCCCTCTACTGGTACTTTTATGGCACTCGGATGTACAAAGAAGAGCCACCTCAGAGAAAGGAAGAGCAGTTTGG GGAAACTGCTGACCTGTCTTTACCAGAGAGGAAAAAAAGGGGAAGACCACCAAAGAAGAGAAAGTTTGAAGACTATTGTTTCAG TGATGGTGAAGGTGAAGCGACAGAGGTGAATACAGAAAATGGACTGGATGATGATCCTCCAACCTCAG CAGGTCATAGGCGAGGTGCTTGGTCCCTTGTGTGTGATTCGGAGGAACAGTGGATCAGTCTGGCAGAGCGCATCAAGGACAAAAGTTCCCCACAGGACCGCCACCTCTACCGTGTCATCAGCCAAAACTTCCTGCCTGAGATCAGCAGCATGATTGAACACAAG GAGCGGGAGCAGAAACAGAAGCTCTTGGATCCGGTTCCTGTTGGCACATCTCAGCGCTTCTCTGAAAATCCCATAAAACAAGAGATGGAG GACAATCTAAATCCCAGATCAGAGGAAGAGAGGAAGAAAGATGAAGAGCTGGACAGGCAGGTTCTGCTGGCTGAGCAGCGACGGGAAGAGGAAAGGCTCCAGCAGGAAGAACGTCAGAGGGAGAGGCTGGAAAAGATTAAAGCTGTAGAAG AACGAGCAAAGAGACGGAAGATGCGCGAGGAAAGGGCCTGGTTACTGTCTCAGGGCAAAGACCTGCCCCCCGAGCTGCTGAACCTCGAGCCTCCGTCTCCCATCCACAGAACCCGCAAGAATAAAGATTT TTATGATGTTGACGATGATTACACTGCTCTTTATAAAG TTCTCGAGGCCCTGAAAGCTCATAAAGATGCTTGGCCTTTCTTGGAGCCTGTTGATGACTCTTACGCTCCCAATTACCATGAAATCATCCAG ACTCCCATGGATCTGTCCACCATCGAAAAGAAACTGAACGATGGGGACTACGTTGCCAAGGAAGAGCTTGTTGCTGATGTGAAGCTCATGTTTGAGAACTGCGTGGAGTATAATGGAGAGGACAGCG AATACACCGTGATGGCAGAGTCTCTGAAGCGGTGCTTTAACCGGGCCTTGTTGAAACACTTCCCGTCAGAGGATGGCGACACGGACGAAGAGTTTCACATCAGCAGAGAGGACAAGGAACGCAAAGACAAAAAACGGAATCGTAACCATAAAAGTTTGGGACCTGAAAGCTTGGTCAGAGCTACGGAGCAAGTCCAACGCAAGCGAAGCTCACAGGGAGGCAAAGGCAGCACACGGTCCGAGGAAGAGGACACCAGGCGAGCACGAGCACCCCTCCCCTCTCACTGGAGCAATGGGCCGGCTCTTCCAAACCAGCAGCATCCTCATGAGGGAGGCTTCAGGGGCATGTACCATCCAGGACAGCAG ATGTATGCCCAAAGAGTGCCAATGGATCCTCGCTTTGCCTACCCAGTTCACATTCCAAGGCACGGAGAGCCCAGCTTCAGCCACCTGCCTCACAGTTACAACATGCAG CATCGAATGGTTGAAGCTCATCACATGAGCTCCAGGTATCCAGTTGGACCGTATCCTAGCCAACAACCTCAACGGCAGCCCACTTACGTGGGTCCGACTCACGGCCCTTCCCTGGGTCCACGTCCTATGGCCCTTCATCCTGGGCCGCCTCCTGAAGCCAGCATGTATCCATCCCACCACCGTCCAGAGGGCCCCTCCATGCAGCCGATGCCCAACAGATTCTCAAGGCCAGAGGGACCAGCTCAGCACAGCTACCCTGGCGTCAGGCCTCCAGCTATGGGCATATCAAACATGTGGCCTGGTATGAGTCACCACGGCCAGGACCGACTGGATGGCATGCGTATGCAGGATCCCAGCATTATGAACCAGCACAGCTTCAGTTATGGTGGCATCCCCCCTCCAGTGGGCCATAAACCTTGGCCGGAAGCTGCTGGATACCCCCAACACCCTTCTAGTTCTCACTATCAAATGTCTGCTGCAGCCAGCTCTCTGGGGCCCCTGTCCTCACGGGCCCCTGTCCCCCAGCCAGACTCCTCTGGCAGGACGCTTTTGTCTTCAATGCTGGAAAGTCCAGAGATGTTGGCCCTACAGCAGCTGTCAGCCTCTTCTGGACCGCCTGCTGGTGCCCCTCTTCAGCACTCGGGCAACTCTGAGCAGCCAGGGCCCCCATCAGGACTTCACTCCTCCAAGCAGCCCCCTCCTACCCATGAGTTTCAGCTGCTGCATCCTGCCAGAGACAAAGGGCCAGACCAACTTTCCCCACAGCAGGCCGACCCGGACCCCAAAG TCTCCACATCTGAGAACAAGATGGCAGCCAGCATCTCTAATGAAGCTTCCTTACACAAACACGGCTCTTCAGTCATCAAGGAAGCCCCTAGCACCACGGGACGGTTCAGCTCACCAGCAGAGGGGATGCACACCCCTCTGGCCTTAGATGTGAGCAGATCACAGGAGGAGACGTTTGGACAACAGCTCACAAAGACTTCATCTCAGAGCATCGAGCAGGAGTTTGATGCTCAGAGTAACCGCGCCACTACTGCTGTAGCCCATGTGAGCATCACCAGCTCCACTGAACCTGCTCCACACGACGGCCCACAGCACAACACTCAGAGTCCTGCACGCTTTCCACAGAACTTACGGCCACTCTGTGCTTCTGAGTGTCAGAGTTCCTCTCAGCAGGTGTCGGAGaacaagcaggaccagcaaaaGCAACAACCGCATATTCGACCTATGATCTCACCTGAGAGCCCAACCCAGCAGATGATCCCTAATGCAGAGAGTCACCCTGGACCTTCTCAGAGCAACCCCTTTCAGGGGGTGTCACAGAGCATCACCCATGGAGCTCAGCCTGCCCCTCTCACCTCTTTGCCACCCAGTCATCCTTCTCCATTATTACCCTCCCAACCCAGCCCTGCAGAGCTCGGAGATCAGAGACCAAGTGAGCCCACAAGTGGGCCCAAATCGGAGGGCCCAGCCATTTCTCCTCGGCCTACCATGATGTCACCTGGACCTCCTGTTAATTATAAACACCAAGCTCTTGGTCCAAACCCTAATCTAGCCCAGTTGATGGGTCTCCAGGCTCAGAGAGGGTCGTCACATAGTCACCATCCAGCTGGGCCTCCTCACTCTCAAGGTCAGGCCAATGGAACAGTGGGTCAGTATGGCATGGAGAGTCCTCTACACCCACACTACACCCAGACGAGCATGAGCAGACCCATGCCACCGTCTGCTCAACACCCCTATCACAACCAGCATGTCAACAACCACCCCAGCCTCCAACAGCAGGGGGGGCATGCCTACACCTACCAAGTACCGGGACAGCAGCACCCACAAGCTCTGAGACATATTTACCAACCACACCAGCACCAGCAGCAAGTCTACTACACACAGCCCCACACCCAGGCTCAGCCCCTCAACCAGACTGTTAGCAGAGGGGCTTACCCTCCCAAAGAGTGGCAGCGGCCTCCTTATCAGCCTGTCCCATACCTGCCTGTGGCCAGTGCACGCTCCACCCATCAGTCAAAAGACAGCAGCATGTCGCCACTGGGTTCGGAGGGCTCTGCCGGTCCTGGTCTGCTGTCTGAAGTAGGAGCACCCTCTGGAGGCTCAGAGGAAGAGAGGTGTGAAGGCAGCAGCAGCCCTGCTAAGCTGGCTCCTACTGAGGGCTCAGAGCAGCCCGAGTCTCCTAAAGAAATCCTGGACCTCGATAGTCACAATGCAGCCGCCCGCCACCGGAGCCTGCAGCCCCTTCATCCGCCTCCATCGGGATTCATGTATGACCCTCGAGCCTTGCATCCTGGGATGCAGCAAGGCGGCGTCCCACCTCCACACGCGATGTCGCAGGGCTGTGGAATTGGAAATGGAATACCTTATCCAGGCCAGCCATACCCAGATCCACGCCGCTATGCTACCCAGAGACCCCATCCACACCTGATGGAAGCCCTGCAGCGGCCCCAGCAGCTGCCCTACTCTCCAGGTCAGACACGCATGACCATGTTCAGGCCCCCCCGACCCGGTGGGCACTTCCAGGGCATGATGGTTCAACAGAGAGGCCTGGGGCCAGAGGCTTTCTCACAGCCAGG ACAGGTGATGGCTGCACCAGGAGGCTCTGGAGACGCACGAGGACTGTGA
- the cecr2 gene encoding chromatin remodeling regulator CECR2 isoform X2: MSQGCTVSVEEIQSWWEVPAIAHFCSLFRTAFKLPDFEIEELEKALLEQNFGFLGDLITRLLQGCYQRRDITPQTSNSYLEDIISYRWELEEGKANPLHEGPFESLPPRTQVELLHRLCDYRLDAADVFDLLKGLDADSLRVEPLGQDGNGALYWYFYGTRMYKEEPPQRKEEQFGETADLSLPERKKRGRPPKKRKFEDYCFSDGEGEATEVNTENGLDDDPPTSGHRRGAWSLVCDSEEQWISLAERIKDKSSPQDRHLYRVISQNFLPEISSMIEHKEREQKQKLLDPVPVGTSQRFSENPIKQEMEDNLNPRSEEERKKDEELDRQVLLAEQRREEERLQQEERQRERLEKIKAVEERAKRRKMREERAWLLSQGKDLPPELLNLEPPSPIHRTRKNKDFYDVDDDYTALYKVLEALKAHKDAWPFLEPVDDSYAPNYHEIIQTPMDLSTIEKKLNDGDYVAKEELVADVKLMFENCVEYNGEDSEYTVMAESLKRCFNRALLKHFPSEDGDTDEEFHISREDKERKDKKRNRNHKSLGPESLVRATEQVQRKRSSQGGKGSTRSEEEDTRRARAPLPSHWSNGPALPNQQHPHEGGFRGMYHPGQQFCPPTGSNGPQMYAQRVPMDPRFAYPVHIPRHGEPSFSHLPHSYNMQHRMVEAHHMSSRYPVGPYPSQQPQRQPTYVGPTHGPSLGPRPMALHPGPPPEASMYPSHHRPEGPSMQPMPNRFSRPEGPAQHSYPGVRPPAMGISNMWPGMSHHGQDRLDGMRMQDPSIMNQHSFSYGGIPPPVGHKPWPEAAGYPQHPSSSHYQMSAAASSLGPLSSRAPVPQPDSSGRTLLSSMLESPEMLALQQLSASSGPPAGAPLQHSGNSEQPGPPSGLHSSKQPPPTHEFQLLHPARDKGPDQLSPQQADPDPKVSTSENKMAASISNEASLHKHGSSVIKEAPSTTGRFSSPAEGMHTPLALDVSRSQEETFGQQLTKTSSQSIEQEFDAQSNRATTAVAHVSITSSTEPAPHDGPQHNTQSPARFPQNLRPLCASECQSSSQQVSENKQDQQKQQPHIRPMISPESPTQQMIPNAESHPGPSQSNPFQGVSQSITHGAQPAPLTSLPPSHPSPLLPSQPSPAELGDQRPSEPTSGPKSEGPAISPRPTMMSPGPPVNYKHQALGPNPNLAQLMGLQAQRGSSHSHHPAGPPHSQGQANGTVGQYGMESPLHPHYTQTSMSRPMPPSAQHPYHNQHVNNHPSLQQQGGHAYTYQVPGQQHPQALRHIYQPHQHQQQVYYTQPHTQAQPLNQTVSRGAYPPKEWQRPPYQPVPYLPVASARSTHQSKDSSMSPLGSEGSAGPGLLSEVGAPSGGSEEERCEGSSSPAKLAPTEGSEQPESPKEILDLDSHNAAARHRSLQPLHPPPSGFMYDPRALHPGMQQGGVPPPHAMSQGCGIGNGIPYPGQPYPDPRRYATQRPHPHLMEALQRPQQLPYSPGQTRMTMFRPPRPGGHFQGMMVQQRGLGPEAFSQPGQVMAAPGGSGDARGL, translated from the exons GAGCTTGAGAAGGCCTTGTTAGAGCAGAATTTTGGCTTCCTTGGTGACCTCATCACCCGTTTGTTACAAGGATGTTACCAACGCAGAGACATCAC ccctCAGACATCCAACAGTTACCTGGAGGACATCATCAGCTACCGATGGGAACTAGAAGAAGGGAAGGCCAACCCACTTCATGAGGGTCCGTTTGAGAGCCTTCCACCTCGCACTCAGGTGGAGCTGCTGCATCGGCTCTGTGACTACCGTCTGGATGCTGCTGATGTCTTTGACCTCCTTAAG GGGCTGGATGCAGATAGCCTCAGGGTGGAGCCCCTGGGGCAGGATGGGAATGGAGCCCTCTACTGGTACTTTTATGGCACTCGGATGTACAAAGAAGAGCCACCTCAGAGAAAGGAAGAGCAGTTTGG GGAAACTGCTGACCTGTCTTTACCAGAGAGGAAAAAAAGGGGAAGACCACCAAAGAAGAGAAAGTTTGAAGACTATTGTTTCAG TGATGGTGAAGGTGAAGCGACAGAGGTGAATACAGAAAATGGACTGGATGATGATCCTCCAACCTCAG GTCATAGGCGAGGTGCTTGGTCCCTTGTGTGTGATTCGGAGGAACAGTGGATCAGTCTGGCAGAGCGCATCAAGGACAAAAGTTCCCCACAGGACCGCCACCTCTACCGTGTCATCAGCCAAAACTTCCTGCCTGAGATCAGCAGCATGATTGAACACAAG GAGCGGGAGCAGAAACAGAAGCTCTTGGATCCGGTTCCTGTTGGCACATCTCAGCGCTTCTCTGAAAATCCCATAAAACAAGAGATGGAG GACAATCTAAATCCCAGATCAGAGGAAGAGAGGAAGAAAGATGAAGAGCTGGACAGGCAGGTTCTGCTGGCTGAGCAGCGACGGGAAGAGGAAAGGCTCCAGCAGGAAGAACGTCAGAGGGAGAGGCTGGAAAAGATTAAAGCTGTAGAAG AACGAGCAAAGAGACGGAAGATGCGCGAGGAAAGGGCCTGGTTACTGTCTCAGGGCAAAGACCTGCCCCCCGAGCTGCTGAACCTCGAGCCTCCGTCTCCCATCCACAGAACCCGCAAGAATAAAGATTT TTATGATGTTGACGATGATTACACTGCTCTTTATAAAG TTCTCGAGGCCCTGAAAGCTCATAAAGATGCTTGGCCTTTCTTGGAGCCTGTTGATGACTCTTACGCTCCCAATTACCATGAAATCATCCAG ACTCCCATGGATCTGTCCACCATCGAAAAGAAACTGAACGATGGGGACTACGTTGCCAAGGAAGAGCTTGTTGCTGATGTGAAGCTCATGTTTGAGAACTGCGTGGAGTATAATGGAGAGGACAGCG AATACACCGTGATGGCAGAGTCTCTGAAGCGGTGCTTTAACCGGGCCTTGTTGAAACACTTCCCGTCAGAGGATGGCGACACGGACGAAGAGTTTCACATCAGCAGAGAGGACAAGGAACGCAAAGACAAAAAACGGAATCGTAACCATAAAAGTTTGGGACCTGAAAGCTTGGTCAGAGCTACGGAGCAAGTCCAACGCAAGCGAAGCTCACAGGGAGGCAAAGGCAGCACACGGTCCGAGGAAGAGGACACCAGGCGAGCACGAGCACCCCTCCCCTCTCACTGGAGCAATGGGCCGGCTCTTCCAAACCAGCAGCATCCTCATGAGGGAGGCTTCAGGGGCATGTACCATCCAGGACAGCAG TTTTGTCCTCCCACTGGTTCTAATGGTCCTCAGATGTATGCCCAAAGAGTGCCAATGGATCCTCGCTTTGCCTACCCAGTTCACATTCCAAGGCACGGAGAGCCCAGCTTCAGCCACCTGCCTCACAGTTACAACATGCAG CATCGAATGGTTGAAGCTCATCACATGAGCTCCAGGTATCCAGTTGGACCGTATCCTAGCCAACAACCTCAACGGCAGCCCACTTACGTGGGTCCGACTCACGGCCCTTCCCTGGGTCCACGTCCTATGGCCCTTCATCCTGGGCCGCCTCCTGAAGCCAGCATGTATCCATCCCACCACCGTCCAGAGGGCCCCTCCATGCAGCCGATGCCCAACAGATTCTCAAGGCCAGAGGGACCAGCTCAGCACAGCTACCCTGGCGTCAGGCCTCCAGCTATGGGCATATCAAACATGTGGCCTGGTATGAGTCACCACGGCCAGGACCGACTGGATGGCATGCGTATGCAGGATCCCAGCATTATGAACCAGCACAGCTTCAGTTATGGTGGCATCCCCCCTCCAGTGGGCCATAAACCTTGGCCGGAAGCTGCTGGATACCCCCAACACCCTTCTAGTTCTCACTATCAAATGTCTGCTGCAGCCAGCTCTCTGGGGCCCCTGTCCTCACGGGCCCCTGTCCCCCAGCCAGACTCCTCTGGCAGGACGCTTTTGTCTTCAATGCTGGAAAGTCCAGAGATGTTGGCCCTACAGCAGCTGTCAGCCTCTTCTGGACCGCCTGCTGGTGCCCCTCTTCAGCACTCGGGCAACTCTGAGCAGCCAGGGCCCCCATCAGGACTTCACTCCTCCAAGCAGCCCCCTCCTACCCATGAGTTTCAGCTGCTGCATCCTGCCAGAGACAAAGGGCCAGACCAACTTTCCCCACAGCAGGCCGACCCGGACCCCAAAG TCTCCACATCTGAGAACAAGATGGCAGCCAGCATCTCTAATGAAGCTTCCTTACACAAACACGGCTCTTCAGTCATCAAGGAAGCCCCTAGCACCACGGGACGGTTCAGCTCACCAGCAGAGGGGATGCACACCCCTCTGGCCTTAGATGTGAGCAGATCACAGGAGGAGACGTTTGGACAACAGCTCACAAAGACTTCATCTCAGAGCATCGAGCAGGAGTTTGATGCTCAGAGTAACCGCGCCACTACTGCTGTAGCCCATGTGAGCATCACCAGCTCCACTGAACCTGCTCCACACGACGGCCCACAGCACAACACTCAGAGTCCTGCACGCTTTCCACAGAACTTACGGCCACTCTGTGCTTCTGAGTGTCAGAGTTCCTCTCAGCAGGTGTCGGAGaacaagcaggaccagcaaaaGCAACAACCGCATATTCGACCTATGATCTCACCTGAGAGCCCAACCCAGCAGATGATCCCTAATGCAGAGAGTCACCCTGGACCTTCTCAGAGCAACCCCTTTCAGGGGGTGTCACAGAGCATCACCCATGGAGCTCAGCCTGCCCCTCTCACCTCTTTGCCACCCAGTCATCCTTCTCCATTATTACCCTCCCAACCCAGCCCTGCAGAGCTCGGAGATCAGAGACCAAGTGAGCCCACAAGTGGGCCCAAATCGGAGGGCCCAGCCATTTCTCCTCGGCCTACCATGATGTCACCTGGACCTCCTGTTAATTATAAACACCAAGCTCTTGGTCCAAACCCTAATCTAGCCCAGTTGATGGGTCTCCAGGCTCAGAGAGGGTCGTCACATAGTCACCATCCAGCTGGGCCTCCTCACTCTCAAGGTCAGGCCAATGGAACAGTGGGTCAGTATGGCATGGAGAGTCCTCTACACCCACACTACACCCAGACGAGCATGAGCAGACCCATGCCACCGTCTGCTCAACACCCCTATCACAACCAGCATGTCAACAACCACCCCAGCCTCCAACAGCAGGGGGGGCATGCCTACACCTACCAAGTACCGGGACAGCAGCACCCACAAGCTCTGAGACATATTTACCAACCACACCAGCACCAGCAGCAAGTCTACTACACACAGCCCCACACCCAGGCTCAGCCCCTCAACCAGACTGTTAGCAGAGGGGCTTACCCTCCCAAAGAGTGGCAGCGGCCTCCTTATCAGCCTGTCCCATACCTGCCTGTGGCCAGTGCACGCTCCACCCATCAGTCAAAAGACAGCAGCATGTCGCCACTGGGTTCGGAGGGCTCTGCCGGTCCTGGTCTGCTGTCTGAAGTAGGAGCACCCTCTGGAGGCTCAGAGGAAGAGAGGTGTGAAGGCAGCAGCAGCCCTGCTAAGCTGGCTCCTACTGAGGGCTCAGAGCAGCCCGAGTCTCCTAAAGAAATCCTGGACCTCGATAGTCACAATGCAGCCGCCCGCCACCGGAGCCTGCAGCCCCTTCATCCGCCTCCATCGGGATTCATGTATGACCCTCGAGCCTTGCATCCTGGGATGCAGCAAGGCGGCGTCCCACCTCCACACGCGATGTCGCAGGGCTGTGGAATTGGAAATGGAATACCTTATCCAGGCCAGCCATACCCAGATCCACGCCGCTATGCTACCCAGAGACCCCATCCACACCTGATGGAAGCCCTGCAGCGGCCCCAGCAGCTGCCCTACTCTCCAGGTCAGACACGCATGACCATGTTCAGGCCCCCCCGACCCGGTGGGCACTTCCAGGGCATGATGGTTCAACAGAGAGGCCTGGGGCCAGAGGCTTTCTCACAGCCAGG ACAGGTGATGGCTGCACCAGGAGGCTCTGGAGACGCACGAGGACTGTGA